The DNA region taATGCTACCCCCTGGGCCACAGTGTCATCTTTTGAttgttagttttttgtttgcatgtatttatttagttatttcattagttatttacagtggcaagaaaaagtatgtgaaccttttggaattccatggttttctgcataaatttgtcataaaatgtgatctgatcttcatctaagtcaagggtagtgacaaatataatgtgtctaaaataataacacaaaaaaattctgatctttcatgtctttattgagaacaaccaaaaaaaaaccctcatagtgcttgtggaaaaagtatgtgaacccttgagttaatgacctcaaaaaagcttcttttttttttttgcacattatatttgtcaatacccttgacttagatgaagatcagatcacattttatgacaaatttatgcagaaaaccatgaaattccaaaaggttcacatgctTTTTCTTGCTActgtagttagttagttagtccTCATTTAAGTGCTAAGTCAAGAGGTAGGTCCTCAGTCTTCtgaagacagccagtgactcaATATTTGGGCAGCCAGAGGAAATTCATTCCACCACAGTCTTCATTTAATCTTTAAGAATGGTGGACCAGTGGAGCTGTGCTAGAGGCTTGCGGCTTAGAGGGAATGAGGTATAGAGGGGGGTTTGACAAGTGCCATCATGTAAGTGGGGGCTGGTTTGTTTTGTTGCCTTTTAGGCAAACATCAGTGTTTTACCTCTGATGAGGGCAGCTAAAGAAAGACTGAGAAGGGAACACAGCAATTGGGTGATGTAAGAAAACTTGAGAAgtcatgcagctgcattctgggtCAATTGGAGGCATCAGATGGCATGCATGGGTATAACTGCcaggagtgagttgcagtagtccagacTCAAGATGATAAGTGACTGAACAAGACCCTGATTGGCCTCCATGGAGAGAAATAGCTAGATTCTTTTGGTGTTGTAAAGACAAAACCTGCATTGCTGAGACATGTTAGCAATACGAAACAAAAAGGATAGTTGGCTGTTCAGAATTGCCCCAAGGCTGTGTGCATTAGCGTGCAATAAGTTAAAAGTGTAACACACTTAACTTGCTGTTTAAGTGTGTCACGTACTTAAAAGATACTTTGGTCCAAAGACCACGGGGAAAAGTAAGTAAAGTGTATATACTCAATATGTAGATGCATAGCATATAAGAATACAAGTCTTGTGATACAGGACTTATTTTACTGCCTACATGTGTGAACCGTCCTTTGTTTCAAAGTATCCCACCATAAGCTATAATCAACAAACTGTCATCACCACAAAAACTAATACTAAGCTAATTAAAAGAGCAAGTTGAGCAATGTGTACTGCATAAACACTGAATCCTGGTGTGTATTTACTCACTATGGCCTActtttcattttgcttttttgagTCCTTTGATTATTATTCACACACGCCCAGCCTTGGGCAATGCGCTCTCTTGTCCTCTAATCCATGAGATTGGAGCTGCTTCCGGGATACCAGCCCTGAATTACAGCGGCTTCATGATCACAGGTCCATTCCCACTGATTACGGAGAGAGGTATGCATGGAATAGTGAGGCTGTGTTTTGACTATTCACTGACAAGAGGAAACATGACTGGTAGTACAAACATGAATGGTGTGTCAGGCCCATCCTGCCTAATCGTTAAGCTTATTCGTATCTCTACCACCTTTTCATTAGAATGGACTCATGTCAAGGTGCAACAAAAATGAAACTTGTGAGTTTGTCCAACCTTTGGTTCTGGAGAGGCAAAACTACTGAGATTTGCATGTTCATGATCCTAACATCTAATTCAGCCCCTAAACTTTGCAGTTCCCATGGCCATCCAGTACTGAAGTCAGACATTCCTGGCTTAGATAAAGATCTTGACCATTTTGTACTGAAATGCAGCAGGGTATATAGTGGAGGCATGCTATGCATGCTATACTGACACCTGTTAGGCATAGAAGATTTTTACTGGCTTGGGTAGATGGAAATTTGACATCATTACTGCGACTTAATGTTATATCAGAGAACCAATGAAATATCATTTTATCTATTTGGCGACACCTTGTGGCATAACTATAGCACATCTGGACATTCAACAGGatgcaaatttttattttattgtaatttttgtgATGCAACTGCAAAAAGCAAAAGCTGTGCGATTATCTTCCTTctgaatttaaattaaatattcgCACAAGGTTTaaggaaaaacaacattaacaaACATAGTAGAAGACTTGTCACTGGTGAACTCACaacattgtcacaaagtagGTCTACTATGGCATGAAAATCATGAAAACAAAGATACAGAATATTCAAAATAGCACTTCAAAGTCCTATTTAAAATTAGAAAATGCTAATGTTCCTAGTAGAATTTATAATCGAAAGCACACTACTAGCTGGAGTCATAGTTAGTGAAGCAGAAGAGTTCAAGTCTGTGCAGTAAAACATCTCCACTCCATGTGAACAGTCCTGAGGAGACAGTCCCGTCATAATCAAACCGATGGTCATAACAAAAACTCCAGCAATGAGAATAAGTGTTGGCATAAGCTTCTTCATCTGAAACCAGCGCCCACTGGAGAGTTTCAGGAAACAGGCAGAGGGAATGATGAAGATCAGAGGCGTGGCACATAGAACACCCTGAaagacacagatacacacatacacttttaCATAAATAACTGTACatatgcaaaaagaaaaaaaaagctagtgATTAACAAGTAAGGTTACAGGCACATTCAGGTTTTTTTGGTGCAATATCTAAAGTACCTGCTTCTCATATTCATGAATCATGTATTTTGTAAATCATGTCattgtaaaatgtcaacactaACATTCAACTCCAGCACAACACCAAGACAGTCGTATGAGAGGGATATTGCTGTAACCACTAATATTATCACCAAGGAAACCACGATGTGGACTGTGCTGCTAAGTAGTCCATTAAAAAAGACATTTGACACCAcctgaaagacagaaaatggAAGAGTCTCCATAAATGAGCAACAATTTCAGTGTGCTCTCAGTCGTGCAGCTAAAGGATGCAATCGTGCACTTTAATGGCATCGCATTGCACACAGTGCAATAGTGTGCCTGAAGAAATCATTTTTGACCAATACTATGAATAGATGTAGATATTACTTATTCTATTCTATACTTCTAAAATCTAGTCTGACTGCTATATATAAtccatgatatatatatatatatatatatatacacacactatacattgTGTCTTTAAAACAAGGCATGCTTCACtccatacaaatatatatatatatatatatatatatatatatatatatatatatatatatatatatatatatatattttacagggTTTAGATACACAAATGAGTAACATTATGTCTCTTTAGAACATTATAGAAGTAATAAATGCTTTATATATACTGAAGTGTCTGGTGAACATTTTGATATGAAAAACATattatgaatatacagtataaacctaATAGTGAATAATGAGTTCTTACTAAAGAACACGACATACAATCTTCAAAATAGTGTGGTACCTCTCTTGTCACAAAGCACTCCAAAGGGAAGGTGGTGATTATACTGAGTCCATAGCAGAATCGACCAAATGTGGCTAAGTTATCATAATTGCAGAAGTTCTCAAAAATATCACCTAGAATGAGAGAATAAGGAACAATAATGTGcaatttacactttatttaagGTTATATAGATCATTTGCATATGAAAACAGTGGCAtacgtacagtatataaatattgcTGTTTTTCTGTGTCTGTGCATAATTGGCTTTACCTTGTGTGTACCCAGTGAAAGTAGCATAGCCAGTAGCAGCAAACAACGCACTGACTAGAGCAGCTGAGCCCACAGACACATGTGTGATCCGGGACCAATTACTTATAGTGGGCTCCTT from Ictalurus furcatus strain D&B chromosome 6, Billie_1.0, whole genome shotgun sequence includes:
- the slc38a11 gene encoding putative sodium-coupled neutral amino acid transporter 11, translating into MAQAGLPLGLLLLFLVAFITDYSIILLIKAGNLSGTQSYQSLVRSTFGFVGYLILSVLQFFYPFIAMISYNIITGDTMSKVFQRIPGVGPDHILAERHFVILASTILFTMPLSLYRDMAKLGKVSLVSMLLTLSIIVIVAVRAVTLGPQIPPSKDAWVFAQWNAIQAVGVMSFAFICHHNTFMIYGSLKEPTISNWSRITHVSVGSAALVSALFAATGYATFTGYTQGDIFENFCNYDNLATFGRFCYGLSIITTFPLECFVTREVVSNVFFNGLLSSTVHIVVSLVIILVVTAISLSYDCLGVVLELNGVLCATPLIFIIPSACFLKLSSGRWFQMKKLMPTLILIAGVFVMTIGLIMTGLSPQDCSHGVEMFYCTDLNSSASLTMTPASSVLSIINSTRNISIF